The Calypte anna isolate BGI_N300 chromosome 20, bCalAnn1_v1.p, whole genome shotgun sequence genome includes a region encoding these proteins:
- the TP53INP2 gene encoding tumor protein p53-inducible nuclear protein 2 isoform X1: protein MFQRITSLFFSDSTAPEGLEEPKPFVEEAEEEDGWLIIDLAGSRARPSPARRAAPGGTGRSARSRPAPPGSPPPPAASPAPAGPCLMDESWFVTPPPCFTAEEPGPGDVGSSPMEDLLIEHPSMSVYVTSTLEVDGEGPEDDAAGEVPEPQLERHMGHHNRSLSVKAAILEKVGQARRVQRARQRAERPRLSQKALQRQNRALQRPARRAGQHPGTFLHQPCQRHCNY, encoded by the exons ATGTTTCAACGTATCACCAGCCTCTTTTTCAGTGACAGTACCGCTCCAGAGGGTCTGGAGGAGCCCAAACCCTTTGTTgaggaggcggaggaggaggatgggtgGCTCATCATTGATCTTGCAg GCAGCCGTGCCcgtcccagcccagcccggcgAGCGGCTCCTGGTGGTACCGGGCGTTCGGCGCGATCCCGCCCGGCACCCCCCGGTTCCCCACCGCCGCCCGCCGCTTCCCCAGCTCCGGCTGGTCCCTGCTTGATGGATGAGAGTTGGTTTGTCACCCCTCCCCCCTGTTTTACTGCAGAGGAACCAGGCCCCGGCGATGTGGGGAGCAGCCCCATGGAGGACCTGCTCATCGAGCACCCCAGCATGTCTGTCTATGTCACCAGCACCCTCGAGGTGGACGGGGAGGGCCCCGAGGATGATGCTGCCGG GGAGGTGCCGGAGCCGCAGCTGGAGCGGCACATGGGGCACCACAACCGCTCCCTCTCGGTGAAGGCCGCCATCCTGGAGAAGGTGGGGCAGGCGCGGCGGGTCCAGCGGGCCCGGCAGCGGGCAGAGAGGCCGCGGCTGAGCCAGAAggccctgcagaggcagaaccGGGCCCTGCAGCGCCCAGCACGCCGGGCTGGGCAGCACCCCGGCACCTTCCTCCATCAGCCCTGCCAGCGCCACTGCAACTACTGA
- the TP53INP2 gene encoding tumor protein p53-inducible nuclear protein 2 isoform X2 — translation MFQRITSLFFSDSTAPEGLEEPKPFVEEAEEEDGWLIIDLAEEPGPGDVGSSPMEDLLIEHPSMSVYVTSTLEVDGEGPEDDAAGEVPEPQLERHMGHHNRSLSVKAAILEKVGQARRVQRARQRAERPRLSQKALQRQNRALQRPARRAGQHPGTFLHQPCQRHCNY, via the exons ATGTTTCAACGTATCACCAGCCTCTTTTTCAGTGACAGTACCGCTCCAGAGGGTCTGGAGGAGCCCAAACCCTTTGTTgaggaggcggaggaggaggatgggtgGCTCATCATTGATCTTGCAg AGGAACCAGGCCCCGGCGATGTGGGGAGCAGCCCCATGGAGGACCTGCTCATCGAGCACCCCAGCATGTCTGTCTATGTCACCAGCACCCTCGAGGTGGACGGGGAGGGCCCCGAGGATGATGCTGCCGG GGAGGTGCCGGAGCCGCAGCTGGAGCGGCACATGGGGCACCACAACCGCTCCCTCTCGGTGAAGGCCGCCATCCTGGAGAAGGTGGGGCAGGCGCGGCGGGTCCAGCGGGCCCGGCAGCGGGCAGAGAGGCCGCGGCTGAGCCAGAAggccctgcagaggcagaaccGGGCCCTGCAGCGCCCAGCACGCCGGGCTGGGCAGCACCCCGGCACCTTCCTCCATCAGCCCTGCCAGCGCCACTGCAACTACTGA